Proteins from one Fragaria vesca subsp. vesca linkage group LG6, FraVesHawaii_1.0, whole genome shotgun sequence genomic window:
- the LOC101311878 gene encoding pyruvate kinase, cytosolic isozyme-like, giving the protein MHSNHLLLEEPIRMASILEPSKASFFPAMTKIVGTLGPKSRSVEVISSCLNAGMSVARFDFSWGDPEYHQETLDNLKVAVKSTKKLCAVMLDTVGPELQVVNRGEKIIELKGDGLVILTPDQGQEPSSELLPINFNALSKAVTKGDTVFIGQYLFTGSETTSAWLEVSEVKGDDVVCVVKNSATLAGSLFTLHISQVHIDLPTLSDKDKQVISSWGMQNKIDFLSLSYTRHAEDVRQAREYLSKLGDLSQTQIFAKIENMEGLTHFDEILQEADGIILSRGNLGIDLPPEKVFLFQKAALYKCNMAGKPAVVTRVVDSMTDNLRPTRAEATDVANAVLDGSDAILLGAETLRGLYPVDTISTVGKICAEAEKVFNQDLYFKRTVKYVGEPMTHLESIASSAVRAAIKVKASVIICFTSSGRAARLIAKYRPTMPVLSVVIPRLKTNQLKWSFTGAFEARQSLLVRGLYPMLADPRHPAESTSSTNESVLKVALDHGKASGVVKSHDRVVVCQKVGDASVVKIIELED; this is encoded by the exons ATGCATTCGAATCATCTTCTCCTCGAGGAGCCGATTAGGATGGCCTCGATTCTCGAGCCGTCCAAGGCA AGCTTTTTTCCAGCAATGACGAAGATTGTGGGGACGCTGGGGCCGAAGTCGCGATCTGTGGAGGTCATCTCGTCTTGCCTCAATGCTGGGATGTCCG TGGCTCGATTCGATTTCTCGTGGGGCGACCCGGAGTATCACCAGGAGACTTTGGATAATCTCAAGGTGGCTGTGAAGAGTACTAAGAAGCTTTGCGCG GTTATGTTGGACACTGTGGGTCCCGAGTTGCAGGTTGTAAACCGAGGCGAGAAGATCATTGAACTTAAGGGAGATGGCTTGGTTATTCTGACCCCTGATCAGGGACAAGAACCATCTTCAGAGCTTTTGCCCATCAACTTTAATGCATTGTCAAAG GCAGTGACGAAGGGAGATACCGTTTTCATAGGCCAGTACCTGTTCACTGGAAGTGAAACTACTTCTGCATGGTTGGAG GTTTCTGAAGTGAAAGGAGATGATGTTGTATGTGTAGTTAAGAATTCTGCAACACTGGCTGGTTCCTTGTTCACTTTGCATATCTCTCAAGTTCATATCGACTTGCCTACCCTCTCCGATAAAGATAAGCAG GTTATCAGTAGTTGGGGAATGCAAAACAAAATTGATTTCCTCTCACTATCATATACTCGACATGCAGAAGATGTCCGCCAA GCCCGTGAGTATCTTTCTAAGTTGGGTGACCTCAGTCAGACACAAATTTTCGCTAAGATTGAAAATATGGAG GGATTAACCCATTTTGACGAGATTCTACAAGAAGCTGATGGTATTATCCTATCCCGTGGAAATTTGGGCATTGACCTGCCACCTGAGAAG GTGTTTTTATTTCAAAAAGCTGCCCTTTACAAGTGTAACATGGCTGGAAAGCCTGCTGTGGTTACTCGCGTTGTGGATAGTATGACTGACAACTTGAGGCCAACTCGTGCTGAAGCAACTGATGTTGCAAATGCTGTATTAGACG GAAGTGATGCAATTCTTCTTGGTGCCGAGACTCTTCGTGGGTTATACCCTGTTGATACCATCTCTACTGTAGGAAAAATTTGTGCTGAG GCTGAGAAGGTCTTCAACCAAGACTTGTATTTCAAGAGGACTGTCAAATATGTTGGAGAGCCTATGACACACTTGGAATCTATTGCATCCTCAGCG GTTCGAGCAGCCATAAAGGTGAAGGCATCTGTCATTATCTGCTTCACTTCTTCAGGACGGGCTGCAAG ATTGATTGCTAAGTACCGACCCACAATGCCAGTTCTTTCAGTCGTCATCCCCCGGCTCAAGACAAATCAGCTGAAGTGGAGCTTTACTGGAGCCTTTGAG GCAAGGCAATCACTCTTAGTCAGGGGTCTTTACCCTATGCTTGCTGATCCTCGACACCCT GCTGAGTCTACCAGTTCAACAAACGAGTCAGTTCTAAAGGTCGCTCTTGATCATGGAAAGGCATCAGGAGTTGTAAAGTCGCACGACCGAGTAGTTGTTTGCCAGAAAGTTGGTGATGCTTCTGTTGTCAAGATTATTGAGCTCGAAGATTAG
- the LOC101297570 gene encoding uncharacterized protein LOC101297570 has protein sequence MASCDDDFAILGSNDSNPNHRHAPPAPHRIPPPYAARFATRTNPQPVSSGEKTNAGEDQDDGEEYADAAAFNPFDSGTDQNDVASKRKDQSDELSDGAGGGGGGAGGSSYTIIRRSKSSAVSAGEYRKDREEWSDGAIACLLDAYLDKFTQLNRGNLRGRDWEEVAVVVSQKSERQTKSVEQCKNKVDNLKKRYKLERHRMTNSGNSPSNWPWFKRMEQIVGNSVPTKATSDDDRGVSSSGITPLKSKRNASAITSPAPLMNKHPKVCLKWRRVVFKISGAALAGTAANNIDPKLTMLIAREVAMACRSGVEVAIVVGGRNFFCGNTWVNETGLDRSTAYQAGMMTTVMNSILLQSAFEKMGIQTRVQSAFSMPELAEPYNRQRAIRHLEKGRVVIFAGIGAGTGNPLFTTDTAAALRASEIHAEAVLKGTNVDGVYDRTSQDNNFTFQHISFRDLVVRGEHNMDTMALTLCEDNRIPVVIFNLLEAGNISKALCGEQVGTLIDQVQSLS, from the exons ATGGCCTCCTGTGACGACGACTTCGCTATCCTCGGCAGTAACGACTCAAACCCTAACCACCGCCACGCGCCTCCCGCCCCCCACCGCATTCCCCCTCCCTACGCGGCCCGCTTCGCCACTCGAACCAACCCACAGCCAGTCTCCAGCGGAGAAAAAACCAACGCCGGCGAAGATCAGGACGACGGCGAGGAGTACGCAGACGCCGCCGCGTTCAACCCCTTCGACAGCGGCACGGATCAGAACGACGTCGCGTCGAAGAGGAAGGACCAGTCCGATGAGCTCAGCGACGGAGCCGGCGGCGGCGGAGGCGGAGCAGGAGGATCATCGTACACTATCATCAGGAGATCGAAATCCTCGGCGGTCTCCGCCGGTGAGTACCGGAAGGATCGAGAGGAGTGGAGCGACGGCGCGATCGCTTGCCTCCTCGATGCGTACCTGGACAAGTTCACGCAGCTGAATCGGGGAAATCTGAGAGGCCGTGATTGGGAGGAGGTGGCGGTGGTGGTGAGCCAGAAGTCGGAGAGGCAAACCAAGAGCGTCGAGCAGTGCAAGAACAAGGTGGATAATCTGAAGAAGAGGTACAAGCTCGAGAGGCACAGGATGACCAATTCTGGCAATTCGCCGAGTAATTGGCCTTGGTTCAAGAGAATGGAGCAGATCGTCGGCAATTCGGTGCCGACGAAGGCCACATCTGATGATGACAGAGGGGTTAGTTCCTCCGGTATCACTCCTCTGAAATCAAAGAG AAATGCAAGTGCAATTACTAGTCCTGCACCTCTGATGAATAAGCATCCGAAAGTTTGTCTTAAATGGCGAAGAGTGGTATTCAAAATCAGTGGTGCTGCTCTAGCCGGCACTGCTGCTAACAACATTGACCCGAAG CTGACAATGCTGATTGCGAGAGAAGTTGCAATGGCTTGCCGCAGTGGGGTGGAG GTGGCAATTGTTGTTGGAGGTCGCAATTTCTTTTGCGGAAATACATGGGTGAATGAAACAGGTTTAGACAGAAGTACCGCATACCAGGCTGG CATGATGACAACTGTAATGAATTCGATATTGCTCCAGTCAGCATTTGAGAAGATGGGAATCCAGACTCGTGTTCAAAGTGCATTTTCTATGCCAGAGCTTGCTGAACCATACAATAGGCAACGGGCCATCCGGCATCTCGAAAAAGGCAGGGTTGTAATATTTGCTGGAATTGGTGCAGGCACTGGTAATCCACTCTTTACGACTGACACAGCTGCAGCACTTAGAGCTTCGGAAA TCCATGCAGAGGCAGTACTCAAGGGTACCAATGTTGATGGTGTGTATGACCGCACTTCTCAAGACAATAATTTTACGTTCCAGCACATCTCTTTCAGGGATTTGGTTGTCAGAGGAGAGCATAACATGGACACAATGGCACTAACCTTATGCGAAGACAACAGGATTCCGG TTGTGATCTTTAATCTACTAGAGGCGGGAAATATATCAAAAGCACTTTGTGGAGAACAAGTTGGTACCCTGATTGATCAGGTTCAAAGTCTGAGCTAA
- the LOC101312168 gene encoding uncharacterized protein LOC101312168 produces the protein MEGNGLGGGLFPEMRSGMLGLEMPLHQTQNPQNPQNPHHHMHQPQMVSYAHHEADLNHHPQAQQSVKHGYPYAAKPKQITLSDEDEPGFGADDSAGDNKRKISPWQRMKWTDTMVRLLIMAVFYIGDEGVSECPDPTGKKKNGGGLLQKKGKWKSVSRAMMEKGFYVSPQQCEDKFNDLNKRYKRVNDILGKGTACKVVENQGLLEKMELSSKMKEEVKKLLNSKHLFFREMCAYHNSCGHGTVGAAGASGAHNSSPEMATDQSQVQLQRQSQQQRCFHVSENAHVVANSGRSETEGSKMLKAESGGEDEDEVDYEDDDSEDDDEEEEEGVVEGGPRSQIGHVHEDGDENDHERAKRPRKGSCFSGPSMKMLMQQLTSEVNGVIQDASKTPWEKKQWMKRRLIQLEEQQVSYRYQSFELEKQRLKWVKYSSKKERDMERAKLENEGRRLENERMLLLVRQKELELLDLHHQHPQQNSSNKRSDPSSLTG, from the coding sequence ATGGAAGGCAATGGTCTAGGGGGTGGTTTGTTTCCAGAAATGAGGTCTGGAATGTTAGGCCTTGAAATGCCTTTGCACCAAACACAAAACCCCCAAAATCCTCAGAACCCACATCACCATATGCACCAACCCCAAATGGTCAGCTATGCCCACCATGAAGCTGATCTTAATCACCACCCACAAGCTCAGCAATCAGTGAAACATGGGTACCCATATGCCGCAAAGCCCAAACAGATCACTCTGAGTGATGAAGATGAACCTGGGTTTGGTGCTGATGACAGTGCTGGTGATAACAAGAGGAAAATCTCACCATGGCAGAGAATGAAGTGGACTGACACCATGGTGAGGCTTCTAATCATGGCTGTGTTTTACATTGGGGATGAGGGTGTCTCTGAATGCCCTGATCCAACAGGGAAGAAGAAGAATGGCGGAGGCTTGCTGCAGAAGAAAGGGAAGTGGAAATCGGTATCGCGGGCTATGATGGAGAAGGGGTTCTATGTCTCTCCACAGCAATGTGAGGACAAGTTCAATGACTTGAACAAGAGGTACAAGAGGGTGAATGACATACTTGGCAAGGGAACTGCTTGCAAGGTTGTGGAGAATCAAGGGTTATTGGAGAAAATGGAATTGTCGTCAAAGATGAAGGAGGAAGTTAAGAAGTTGCTGAATTCCAAGCACTTGTTTTTCAGGGAAATGTGTGCTTATCATAACAGTTGCGGCCATGGCACTGTTGGTGCTGCTGGAGCTAGCGGCGCGCATAACTCATCCCCTGAAATGGCGACAGACCAATCCCAGGTTCAATTGCAGCGGCAGTCCCAGCAGCAGAGGTGCTTTCATGTATCAGAAAATGCTCATGTGGTTGCCAATTCGGGCAGGTCAGAGACTGAGGGGTCGAAAATGTTGAAAGCAGAAAGTGGTGGTGAGGATGAAGATGAAGTAGACTACGAGGATGATGATTCGGAGGACGACGATGAGGAGGAGGAGGAAGGGGTTGTGGAAGGCGGCCCGAGAAGTCAAATTGGGCATGTACATGAGGATGGGGATGAGAATGATCATGAAAGAGCTAAAAGGCCAAGAAAGGGAAGCTGCTTTTCCGGGCCCTCCATGAAAATGTTGATGCAGCAATTGACCAGTGAAGTCAATGGTGTGATCCAAGACGCGTCGAAGACTCCATGGGAGAAGAAGCAGTGGATGAAAAGGAGGCTGATACAATTGGAGGAGCAGCAAGTGAGCTACCGATACCAATCTTTCGAGCTCGAAAAGCAGAGGCTCAAGTGGGTTAAGTATAGTAGCAAAAAGGAAAGGGATATGGAAAGAGCTAAGCTGGAGAATGAGGGAAGAAGGCTTGAAAACGAGAGAATGCTATTGCTTGTTAGGCAGAAGGAGCTAGAGTTGCTTGATCTTCATCACCAACATCCGCAACAAAATTCTTCAAACAAGAGAAGCGACCCTTCGTCCCTCACTGGATAA